The following are encoded in a window of Panicum virgatum strain AP13 chromosome 5N, P.virgatum_v5, whole genome shotgun sequence genomic DNA:
- the LOC120671836 gene encoding uncharacterized protein LOC120671836: protein MEAGDDSPTSELLAPPLPPLPERIKRSGKRARDGPLLFGTQLVKHEGKDDELVVEAAPQGAEAIVPSESPEKQPAAAVQVDKAKLYCSLCACSLTPPIYQCPVGHLACCSCRVKLPGRRCRTCRDRGTASSAYAHCPGLDLFFGDLRVPCNFEEYGCRAYVPYFHGANHRGTCEHAPCHCPEPGCSLLCSPRTLTAHLAVDHYWAVHEVAYGTPLPVAVPVPAAAPASGSPAPTSAPVRDLRLLRGDDASLFLMAAGPLGDGAAVSVVLVRATASPPALPRYTCTFYANPPPGAADLEGGYFFATVPVRSSALADGAGVAPEKELYFAVPGEMLCGGSRELLLSVRIDRSSGPEPPVQDKKMITES, encoded by the exons ATGGAGGCAGGAGATGATAGCCCGACCAGCGAgttgctcgcgccgccgcttccaCCGCTGCCGGAGAGGATCAAGCGCAGCGGCAAGAGGGCAAGGGACGGGCCGCTGCTGTTCGGCACCCAATTGGTCAAGCACGAAGGGAAAGACGACGAACTGGTGGTTGAAGCCGCACCACAAGGAGCAGAAGCAATCGTCCCATCGGAGTCCCCGGAaaagcagccggcggcggccgttcagGTGGACAAGGCCAAGCTCTACTGCTCGCTGTGCGCCTGCTCGTTGACGCCCCCCATCTACCAG TGCCCGGTGGGGCACCTGGCGTGCTGCAGCTGCCGCGTGAAGCTCccgggccgccgctgccggaccTGCCGCGACCGCGGCACCGCGTCCTCCGCCTACGCGCACTGCCCCGGCCTCGACCTCTTCTTCGGCGACCTCCGCGTGCCGTGCAACTTCGAGGAGTACGGCTGCAGGGCCTACGTCCCCTACTTCCACGGCGCCAACCACAGGGGCACGTGCGAGCACGCCCCGTGCCACTGCCCGGAGCCCGGCtgctccctcctctgctcgccgCGGACGCTCACCGcccacctcgccgtcgaccaCTACTGGGCCGTCCACGAGGTCGCCTACGGCACGCCGCTCCCGGTCGCCGTCCcggtgcccgcggcggcgccggcctcggGGTCGCCGGCCCCGACCTCGGCCCCGGTGCGGGACCTCCGGCTGCTGCGCGGCGACGACGCGTCGCTGTTCCTGATGGCCGCGGGCCCGCTGGGCGACGGCGCGGCTGTGTCGGTGGTGCTCGTCCGGGCCACGGCCAGCCCCCCGGCGCTCCCGCGGTACACGTGCACGTTCTACGCGAACCCGCCCCCGGGCGCGGCGGACCTCGAGGGGGGGTACTTCTTCGCGACCGTGCCGGTGAGGAGCAGCGCGCtggccgacggcgccggcgtcgcgccGGAGAAGGAGCTCTACTTCGCCGTGCCCGGGGAGATGCTGTGCGGGGGCAGCAGGGAGCTGCTCCTCTCCGTCCGCATCGATCGCTCGTCGGGACCTGAACCACCTGTTCAAGACAAGAAGATGATCACTGAGAGCTGA
- the LOC120676083 gene encoding E3 ubiquitin-protein ligase SINA-like 10, with product MRKEAVGGERAAGAAGRQEREIFVKMDSQVLDCTICFEPLRPPIYQCEVGHAVCYVCRGKLCNTCPICCRGIGFSRCFALEHVVDTVKVPCANANYGCKQFIIYYQKEKHEKTCLHAPCFCPEDGCSFKGSTGSLLDHFVIEHKWSPTNFHYNEAQRISIPRHCRFTLLVGEEDQSMFLVVNTLIHMGNALTTISIRPHESSGSCYSSRISAVHCAESDKGRYVFQMDPHVGSSSLHDGAQLGSFFLLVPPELVDESTDGLTINIRIDKIKCVVHH from the exons ATGAGGAAGGAGGCGGTAGGAGGAGAAAGAGCGGCGGGTGCGGCGGGGAGGCAGGAACGCGAGATCTTCGTCAAGATGGACTCCCAAGTTCTCGACTGCACCATCTGCTTCGAGCCCCTCCGGCCACCAATCTACCAG TGCGAGGTTGGACATGCTGTATGTTATGTATGCCGTGGAAAGCTTTGCAATACATGCCCGATCTGCTGCAGAGGAATTGGCTTCTCCCGCTGCTTTGCGCTTGAGCATGTGGTTGACACAGTCAAAGTGCCATGCGCAAATGCAAATTATGGATGCAAGCAGTTCATCATATACTACCAGAAAGAGAAGCATGAGAAGACATGCCTGCATGCTCCATGCTTCTGCCCAGAGGATGGCTGCTCATTCAAAGGATCAACAGGATCGCTCCTCGATCACTTCGTCATCGAGCACAAATGGTCGCCGACAAACTTCCATTACAACGAGGCTCAGAGGATCTCCATCCCACGGCACTGCCGGTTCACGCTCTTGGTTGGAGAAGAGGACCAGTCCATGTTCCTCGTGGTGAATACTCTCATCCATATGGGCAATGCCCTCACCACAATCTCCATCAGGCCCCATGAATCCTCTGGGTCATGCTATTCGTCCAGGATCTCAGCTGTCCACTGTGCTGAATCTGACAAAGGGAGGTATGTGTTTCAGATGGATCCTCATGTGGGGAGCAGCTCGCTGCATGATGGGGCTCAGTTGGGAAGCTTCTTCCTGCTAGTACCTCCTGAACTGGTCGATGAATCGACCGATGGACTCACCATCAACATTCGCATTGACAAGATCAAGTGTGTCGTGCATCATTGA
- the LOC120676615 gene encoding putative E3 ubiquitin-protein ligase SINA-like 6 isoform X2, translating into MSEQRRVSTPESGHGGKRPREQATPGGGIKQERRGQEQVEASQGGEGVGAVVTVQTMEELEMNIRIPVARLHCHACLLPFKPPTFKCEAGHVVCSTCRDGHGQACAHATIYTSCVELDDIVRDAKVPCAYSEYGCTSWVVYHEVADHHRSCRCGPCFCPGSDCELFTSPARLAEHLGTHHAWPVTKIAYGKPSKLAVPGPQGGQVLVGETDGCVFLVSAFAFGGATAVSLVCVRMSGDAAAGVPQFRCKLWVEVDSNKENLVLVTSMVASSDLSGGFVAANQGMFLAVPPELLHDSSGEAPILSVRIDRVTAAAAAAAAAARLPS; encoded by the exons ATGTCTGAGCAGAGGAGGGTTTCCACGCCGGAGAGCGGCCACGGCGGCAAGAGGCCAAGGGAGCAGGCCACGCCCGGCGGCGGGATCAAGCAGGAGCGGCGAGGGCAAGAGCAAGTGGAGGCGAGCCAGGGCGGCGAGGGAGTGGGAGCAGTGGTGACCGTGCAAACCATGGAGGAGCTGGAGATGAACATCAGGATCCCCGTCGCACGTCTCCACTGCCACGCCTGCCTCCTCCCCTTCAAGCCCCCCACCTTCAAG TGCGAGGCCGGGCACGTCGTGTGTTCCACCTGCCGCGACGGCCACGGGCAGGCCTGCGCCCACGCCACCATCTACACCTCCTGCGTCGAGCTTGATGACATCGTGCGCGACGCCAAGGTGCCCTGCGCCTACTCGGAGTACGGGTGCACGAGCTGGGTCGTCTATCACGAGGTGGCGGACCACCACCGGTCCTGCCGCTGCGGGCCCTGCTTCTGCCCGGGCAGCGACTGCGAGCTCTTCACCTCGCCGGCGAGGCTGGCCGAGCACCTGGGCACCCACCATGCCTGGCCcgtcaccaagatcgcctacgGGAAGCCGAGCAAGCTCGCCGTCCCGGGGCCGCAGGGCGGGCAGGTCCTGGTGGGCGAGACCGACGGGTGCGTGTTCCTGGTGTCCGCGTTCGCGTTCGGCGGGGCCACGGCCGTATCGCTGGTGTGCGTGAGGATGAGCGGCGACGCGGCCGCGGGGGTGCCCCAGTTCCGCTGCAAGCTCTGGGTGGAGGTCGACAGCAACAAGGAGAACCTGGTGCTGGTCACGTCCATGGTGGCCAGCAGCGACCTGTCCGGCGGGTTCGTGGCGGCCAACCAGGGCATGTTCCTGGCGGtgccgccggagctgctgcaCGACAGCTCCGGCGAGGCGCCAATCCTCAGTGTCCGCATCGACAGGGTCACCgcagctgctgccgctgccgctgccgctgccag GCTACCAAGCTAA
- the LOC120676615 gene encoding putative E3 ubiquitin-protein ligase SINA-like 6 isoform X1 — protein sequence MSEQRRVSTPESGHGGKRPREQATPGGGIKQERRGQEQVEASQGGEGVGAVVTVQTMEELEMNIRIPVARLHCHACLLPFKPPTFKCEAGHVVCSTCRDGHGQACAHATIYTSCVELDDIVRDAKVPCAYSEYGCTSWVVYHEVADHHRSCRCGPCFCPGSDCELFTSPARLAEHLGTHHAWPVTKIAYGKPSKLAVPGPQGGQVLVGETDGCVFLVSAFAFGGATAVSLVCVRMSGDAAAGVPQFRCKLWVEVDSNKENLVLVTSMVASSDLSGGFVAANQGMFLAVPPELLHDSSGEAPILSVRIDRVTAAAAAAAAAARSPSATPPSRFTKRL from the exons ATGTCTGAGCAGAGGAGGGTTTCCACGCCGGAGAGCGGCCACGGCGGCAAGAGGCCAAGGGAGCAGGCCACGCCCGGCGGCGGGATCAAGCAGGAGCGGCGAGGGCAAGAGCAAGTGGAGGCGAGCCAGGGCGGCGAGGGAGTGGGAGCAGTGGTGACCGTGCAAACCATGGAGGAGCTGGAGATGAACATCAGGATCCCCGTCGCACGTCTCCACTGCCACGCCTGCCTCCTCCCCTTCAAGCCCCCCACCTTCAAG TGCGAGGCCGGGCACGTCGTGTGTTCCACCTGCCGCGACGGCCACGGGCAGGCCTGCGCCCACGCCACCATCTACACCTCCTGCGTCGAGCTTGATGACATCGTGCGCGACGCCAAGGTGCCCTGCGCCTACTCGGAGTACGGGTGCACGAGCTGGGTCGTCTATCACGAGGTGGCGGACCACCACCGGTCCTGCCGCTGCGGGCCCTGCTTCTGCCCGGGCAGCGACTGCGAGCTCTTCACCTCGCCGGCGAGGCTGGCCGAGCACCTGGGCACCCACCATGCCTGGCCcgtcaccaagatcgcctacgGGAAGCCGAGCAAGCTCGCCGTCCCGGGGCCGCAGGGCGGGCAGGTCCTGGTGGGCGAGACCGACGGGTGCGTGTTCCTGGTGTCCGCGTTCGCGTTCGGCGGGGCCACGGCCGTATCGCTGGTGTGCGTGAGGATGAGCGGCGACGCGGCCGCGGGGGTGCCCCAGTTCCGCTGCAAGCTCTGGGTGGAGGTCGACAGCAACAAGGAGAACCTGGTGCTGGTCACGTCCATGGTGGCCAGCAGCGACCTGTCCGGCGGGTTCGTGGCGGCCAACCAGGGCATGTTCCTGGCGGtgccgccggagctgctgcaCGACAGCTCCGGCGAGGCGCCAATCCTCAGTGTCCGCATCGACAGGGTCACCgcagctgctgccgctgccgctgccgctgccaggTCCCCGTCCGCCACTCCGCCGTCGAGGTTCACCAAGAGGCTGTAG
- the LOC120671901 gene encoding 2-oxoglutarate-dependent dioxygenase 11-like, whose amino-acid sequence MADTSSKPRNLGASLPVPNVQDLAARPACLDHHVLHRYLRDDDDAPAALSPSSTNYAAALAAASSSVPVVDLARLLDPAHADDEAARLRAACEDWGFFHVVNHGVPDEVIHDVKEVIKAFFQLPLADRQALAQGPAGVEGYGQAFVVSEDQKLDWADMLFLYTQPPEYRSLNLWPSRPATFRDSLHRYSLAVQRVATHLLAAMARNLGLLDHQDTAAGNGNQNQMTAIAAAQAVRINYYPPCPQAHDRVLGLSPHSDAVGLTLLLQVSPVPGLQIRRGGAWIPVVPLPGALVANVGDVIEVLTNGRYKSIEHRAVVNATQERVSVAAFHSARFDAGTYGPIQEIMRPGEAPLYRTIAVEDYVKLVLSNKLQGKSSAIDAMKINY is encoded by the coding sequence ATGGCTGATACATCGTCCAAGCCGCGCAACCTGGGCGCCTCGCTGCCCGTCCCCAACGTCCAGGacctcgccgcgcgccccgcctgCCTCGACCACCACGTCCTCCACCGCTACCTCCGCGACGATGACGACGCTCCGGCGGCTCTGTCGCCGTCGTCAACCAACTACGCCGCAGCACTtgctgctgcctcctcctcggTTCCCGTCGTGGACCTCGCCAGGCTGCTCGACCCGGCCCACGCCGACGACGAGGCCGCCAGGCTGCGGGCCGCCTGCGAGGACTGGGGCTTCTTCCACGTCGTCAACCACGGCGTGCCCGACGAGGTCATCCACGacgtcaaggaggtaatcaaggCCTTCTTCCAGCTCCCGCTGGCCGACAGGCAGGCCCTGGCACAGGGCCCCGCCGGCGTCGAGGGCTACGGCCAGGCCTTCGTCGTCTCCGAGGACCAGAAGCTGGACTGGGCGGACATGCTCTTCCTCTACACGCAGCCGCCCGAGTACCGCTCCCTCAACTTGTGGCCGTCCCGCCCCGCCACGTTCAGGGACTCCCTCCACCGCTACTCCCTGGCGGTGCAGCGGGTGGCCACCCACCtgctcgccgccatggccaggAACCTGGGCCTACTGGATCATCAGGACACCGCCGCCGGGAACGGGAATCAGAATCAGATGacggccatcgccgccgcgcaggccgtgcGGATCAACTACTACCCGCCCTGCCCGCAGGCGCACGACAGGGTGCTGGGCCTGTCGCCGCACTCGGACGCCGTCGGGCtgacgctgctgctgcaggTGAGCCCCGTGCCCGGCCTGCAGATCCGGCGGGGGGgcgcctggatccccgtggtgCCGCTGCCGGGGGCCCTCGTGGCCAACGTCGGCGACGTCATCGAGGTGCTCACCAACGGCAGGTACAAGAGCATCGAGCACAGGGCGGTGGTCAACGCCACCCAGGAGCGGGTCTCCGTCGCCGCCTTCCACTCCGCCAGGTTCGACGCCGGCACCTACGGCCCCATCCAGGAGATCATGCGCCCCGGCGAGGCGCCGCTCTACAGGACCATCGCTGTCGAGGACTACGTCAAGCTCGTGCTGTCCAACAAGCTCCAGGGCAAGAGCTCCGCCATCGACGCCATGAAGATCAATTACTAA